Within the Miscanthus floridulus cultivar M001 chromosome 17, ASM1932011v1, whole genome shotgun sequence genome, the region TTGGTTTGGAGTTTGGACTCCGCCAGTTGCGAGCGGGGAAGAGCGGGAGAGAGAGAGTACCTTTGGGCCCAGCTGTAGGCCAGCGAGACGCTGGAATATGCCTGCACGCTGTCACGGTCCGTACGCTATAAAAAAGTCACAATTCAAGAACTTTATTAGTTGTAAAATAAAATTTTATTCAGACTAGTTTTTCAATCAAGTACTCCCGGTctcaaaaagaatgcaattctaaaaCATGTTTTAGTATATCACctttgatcaattatagataaaaaaatataaatatttataatataaaataaatatcattagattaattacgaaatctatttttacaataaattaatttagagccATAAATGAATATTATTTATTAAAAACTTGATCAAATGTGTAGCACTCAAAATGGTACGTAATACATAGTTGTATTCTTTTAATAACAGAGATAGTACTCAATTAATTCAttattagattttttttttggtataGCTCTAAACAACTTCGGTTCCATAGTACATAAATCGTTGCCGGAGCCAGAGCTAATAAAGCCAAGATGGCTCCTGTTTATTTTGTGCAGGGAAATAAAAACAGCTAATTATTCTAGTGCATAAAAAATATAAAACTGTAGCTAACTGAAAGTCTACCAAATGGGGTCTTACGTTTTAGCCTTATGCTGAATTTATAGAGCTCACAAAAAACGATTGAAATTGGATACCAGCAAACTAGTAAGCACTAAACCTATTAGAATTTATAAGATAACCACCTGCTACTAATATAGGGGGTGATTCGAAAGGAATTATAGAGAAAAATGTGCAAAGAAAAATTCTATTGTGTGTTCGAGAATTATGGCAAAGCTCGATATTTGAGAATACCTTTTGTAATTTTTGAAAGTCTGAATGAGTGAAtgacctctctttttcctgtcaACTGTTTTATTTAAAAAATCGTATCCATGCCATCTGGTCAACAATGGTTTCTGAACTCATCCAAAGTGTTGGTAAAAGAAACATCTTGGGACGTTTATGAAGTCTCCTCAAAATGCACTTCCTAAACAATATACCActccatttttttttaaaaaaaaaacaaggacTGCTTCAACTTCAACTGACAAGGAAGGAAGTAGGGAAGTGATATTGATTGGCTTCGTATCTTATTGATGCGTTTAGTATTATAAGTTTGTTTAGCGAGCTAGCACGATCGGTGCCAATTTTATTAAATATAAAGAAGAATCTAAAAATCCTAgacatatttttttttaaaaaaaggtcgTGTAGATGATTACAAGAAGTACCTTGCTAAGAGCATCTCCGATagttcctacaaatattaattgATAAATCAGTTAGTTTTTAAAGTGGCTAAAAAAAGTTGGGTTCCTCTATCAATTACTAAAATCTAACGCATAAAATATAAAACAAATTTATATGGGGAATTCATGATTACTATCTCCGTCCAAAAAAATGTAAATCTCGCTTCACGAGGAGTCAAAGAATCTTAAATTTGGCTAAGTTTATAAAAGGTATTATCTTCATCTAGATCTCTTTttagatttattatgaaaatatatttcataataaatctaatgatacttattacgcACTGTAAACGTCAatactttttatatatatttggtcaaaactaAAGAATCTTTGACTCCTCGGGAAACGAGATTTACATTCTTTTTTTGAGCGGAGGTAGTATTTATAAATCACCCTAACTATTTTTCTATATTCTttttctcttgtacatttgcattgaGAACACTATCCTATCATTATTGTTCCCCACGTCCTTCCACCTCCGGATTGGTTGATCGATACACACGCGTATATTTCAACGTGATTGGGTCAAATTTCTCAAGTGCGGAAAAAATGGATGTTGATAGGGAGTCGTTGGAGAGCAGTTTTTTTAGTCTATACATAGTATTAAAGAATAAGAGCCAATTCTATATCGTTGTAACTATACATAGACATTGGAGAGTTTTTTCGCCCGATTTTTTTCACGACCTGTACTCATATGGGTCAGAACAATTCGTGTCTAGTGACGATGAATACAGGGTCTAATTTGAATACATATTGGTCGCGTGCTCTCCGTATCTCATACTCCATATATGGCCCATACGACTTCCGTTGCATCGTACATTCGTGCGGTACGTTTGCTAGTCTTGCCAAAAAGATCAAAGATTGGAAGTCGGTTTTAGAAACTCTTGGATATGCTCTACGAGAAATGTTCAGCGAATTTTTTTTTTGTACCTGCCGACGCCCCAAGTGATGGACTCCCGTTGATTTCAGTAACAAATAATGAAGGAGTTGAGAGCACCCTGTAGTACAAACTCTctttcaccctgttcgcttgttggtttcagccagcccaaaccagccagctaatagtgtttctctctcacaataaatcagcaccagccagcccaaaccagcccagaaaccgacCAGCGAACAGGCCATTTGATTCCTTTCTTCCCGTACCGTCTTCGTTTCTCCTAGGACATTGGTTAAGCGTGTCATCATCTTCCACTAGTCATGCATCCGTCTTTTATGTTATTTTAGATTTTAGACGAATGCAAGCTTAGAGATGCCAAGCCATGCTGTGAAAATATAGGGAAATTCGTTGACATCTTCAAACAAATTTAAGATATATCAATCATGCCTGCTTTAattaaaatttttaaaacaaCAAGCTTTCCGGATGGAGGGAGTGGTTCTTTATTTTTGAAAAGCTGTTTGGAAGAGTTGGAATTGTTTGTACATACTCCTCCCCTATACGGGATTGGTGATCATCGACTCCCAAGTCCAAGCGCAGGATTCTCGCCTTGGAAATGGAAAGCTTCCTTCCTGTCTTGGCTTTCAGTTGCCGGGACCAGGGGCAACCGGGCAAGGAAAAGCAATCCTTGCCTTGCTGGCCGAGGAGAGCACAGGTCCGTCATCCGTGGGCGTACGCTTTGCTTCCTGGCCTCCCATTGGCCATTGCTTGGCTGCCTGCGACTGCGACTCTGCcacggtgtgtgtgtgtgtggggtgggggggggggggggggggggggggggggacggaaGCTGCCCTGGCCCCTGCCAACGCCAACTGGGTCTGGCACTAGCAGTCACTCATTGCTTTCCGTGCTCGGCGGGGCGATGCCGATCCGTGCCATCAATGCTTTATGGCACAACGCAAGCACACGTGAACCAAACCAGCGGGAGTCACCGTGTTCACCTTTCACCTCTACAATCCTAAGGTTCACCCCGATAGGGTAGATGGGACACGTCACCTAAAATGGTTTTCGCCGTTTGATTTCACGATCTATGGTCCTGGTTACTTCCACCTGCCTCAAAAGCCTCTCGTCCCGTCCCGAAGCTTCCATGGTACCGTAAAAAAAAAACCCGTCTCCCTCGATCTCTCTGGCATCGCCGCGACGCTCGCCgctcccttcctctccctctctctcaacGCGGCgaggccctcctcctcctcctcctcgtccccttCGCGTCGCCGCATGCCGGGCGGGCCAGCGCTGCCGGCTCACCGCGCGAGGCCCTGGCGGGGCTGCGGCGCGAGCCGCGTGTGGCCACCGGTGGTGGCCGTCCTGCCCACGTCGCGGCGCGGACGGTCCTTGCTGCTGGCCGCCGGCGTCGCTGCGTCCTGGTGCTACCTCCTCCCGCAGCGCCGCGTGTCATCCCATGCTCGACGAAACCCTAACTTCCTGTGCCCGACGTCGCGACACCCAGCGCCGGTACCAccctcggcggcggcgccctgCGTCGAGATGGTCGCCGGCGATAGCACCGGCGGCCACCAGGTCGCTGTCCCTCCGGCGGCTGACGAGGTCAACTTCCATCTCCACTCTCTCTTGCCCGTTCTTGTCCTGTGGCTCTAGACACTGCGTGATTATCAGCCTGAGATTTATGTCATGTAGTAGATAGCATAATAGCAGATATTGTCGTGTGGATCCAGATACTGTGCATTTTGATTTTCAGTCTGAGATTTATGTTGTGTGGATCTAGATACTGTACATTTTGATTTATGCCATGTAATAGATAGCATAATAGGAATTCAGAATAATTCGAATACTGATTCGCTAATCCAAAGTACTGATTTTAGCATCTGCTATTTTCGTCGTCACTTAGTTCCGCAGCATCTAAACATTTGTTAATTCCTAAGTTCCTGTAGGCTAACATTTTCAGAGGCAAAAATGAATGAGTATTCAGACAAGATTGAAGAACTTGCTGTTATCCTTCCTACCGAAGTGGTATATTGCTGCCCTCTCTTCTGTGTATATGCAGCAGTAGCACGTTGTGAATGAGTATTCAGACAAGATTGAAGACCTTGATGCTATCCTTCCTACCGAGGTGGTATATTGCTGCCCTCTCTTCTGTGTATATGCAGCAGTAGCACGTTGCCAATGTAAGTTGTCTTCATCTTGCATACATCAGTTTACTTTTGGCATGGTCCTTTAATTTAGAAGTAGTAAATTTAACGAACCGAGGAATGGCCTCTAGGTCCATGTGATGTGAAACATGATTTTTATTGTAGTGAGGTGTGCGGTGTTACTTGCGACTACTGAAACAAAAAAGAGGCAGTGTGTTAAACATCTTCGAAGTGCATAGTTCATATGGAGTGAAAATGTTGGCCTGTGTATTCTGGAATTTCTTTTTGGTACTTTGTAGGTCTCATGATTGTTTTTTTTCCATGCCCATAATGGCCATTGCTAGATTATCAATTTAGACTTACCATTATGCAGGCGTGCAAGATTAGCACGATTAGCGCTGCTGCGGCAAGGAGCTCCTGGTGCGCCAATCTATGCAGGCTTCGTTTGTCCTGGTAAGATTCGTGCCGTATCCCTGTAATGTTTTTGTGAATTTCTCTTATGTCACCCTTGGGAGTGCCCTGTACACATATCATGCTTCTTGTGGCACAATATTTGTATTCCTCACCTAAGCTTGGCACTTACTCTTATTACTCTTTACTGTTAGTCTACAGCAACTATAGTACTCAGTTATTTTCCTTCCTAAAATTATGCTGTCTTTTCTTGCTCTTACTGTTTGCTTCTGTAAATTACTTGCTGCAAGGAAAATACTCTCCTTTTTTATGCCTGATGTATATTTCAGTTTTAAGTTCTTAGTGCTAGATGGGAACTGATGTATGTTCGGTTTCATAGAAAACCTTCAGAATACATTACCACTTGGTTGTGTGTGTTTTCAAATTTGAATTGGGCAAGTTGACTCAGGTTTCTATTGTGTGGTTTCTAGATGACCTAAAAAATTAGTTACCTTGGAAATTTCAATCATTCCCTGCAGTTTGTTTTCAAGCTTGAAAAAACTTATTTGATGCGTGAGTGTTTCTAACTTTTCATAAATCAGTTTAGAACAATCAGCTTGTATTTGAAATTATTTCAGTTGTCCCTTTGATTCCTTTAATTTCAACCAATATGTGTCATTCATTTATGGTCCAGATAACAAGTCAAAATTTTTGTATGCATGCTGGTGCTGATGGATCAGGATCatacatttggccacatatttaGTTACCGGATGCCTGGACCTGTAACATCTTCCTTTTGTAGCCATAAGAAAATCTTCCTTTTTTCCAGAACAGCTGGTTTGAGTAGACGAAATGGTTAGGTTATTCCAATTGTATCCTTTTTAATGTTAATTGAGGATATACCCTTAAGGTATTATCTGGTTCAGATGATAACAGTCAAGGAAAACAGTGAGCGTATTGAGCTATATCTGATTAAAAATTATATGCCCACTTATCTAAGCGAATTCCTTTATTTATGAGTCTAAGCCTGAATTGTCAGTTGTGGTTGATAATTTTATACTTGCCTTGTGTTCTACTAGCTGCTCGATAAGTGTGTATTTTTTGGTTCCTACTTATAGATGCATTGTTGTGTCATGCCCATATGATATCAGTGGTTTAGCAAATATAATGCCTGGGCTGACATCTGTTTTCCTATTTCAATTATGGAATGAATTGGTTCAATCCAATATATTTTCGTGCATGTCGTATGAATTttagggcaggcctggtgcaagcggtagagtctcagaccccgcacagagctggAGCTCTCTGAACTGGGTACACCCTTTTTGTAGGAATTTTAGTGTAATACAACCCTTCCATATTGCCATTTAACGTTTCAGGACACGTGGAAGTTGCTTCAGGGTTAGTTAATAATCTTATTCATTGAAAGATTGTTAGAACTTCCCTATCTGAGACAAATCAAATATTTATGCTACGATATTATTTTAAAATCCAGCCAGCAATGGATTGTTTTACTACTCTTTGaagggatacatatttataatgAATTGTGTAACCATAGATTTATAATGAGTCCCTTTGTTAAATCCCAGTACGGTAGATTTATATGATAATAAAACCTGAGACTCATCCTTTGTTGTATGTAACTATTCAGGTCTACAATTCAGAGACCCTTTGTTGACATTCAAAATCTTTCCTGTTGCCTGCCTACGCACCGCGTTACTCAATGATGAAACACTTGCCTCAGCACCAACTGTAATCGCCCAAACAGGCTGATCATCTCTGCACAACGCAGTATCTCAATATTATCTGTATCAAACATCTACCCATGTATATTTGCGGAATGGTATCCTATACCTATGTACTTCTACCTATACAGCCCTAGAAACAATGCTTCTCTCTTCTCGCAGTTCTCTGAACCATCCACGTATGTACAATACAATATGTATAACTTCAACCTGTGTGCACATCACTGTGGTTTAGTCATCCACTTTATCACTATATGAGCCATCAGACTTTGTTCTGCGCGCGTTTTCTACTAGTGTGAGTCGATCCATCCGTGGAGTCTTCTACTCACAACGCGGTCGATCCGTACGTACGTGAAAAGACTGGGGACACTTCAATGCCCTTTGTGTACAGTGCTTGTCGGTGTACGAGTACGCCAAATCGATTTTTTTGTGAGTAGAAGTAGAACGATGGCGAAAGGGCAAAGGACGCCGACGACATGGAATTTGCGATCCAAGGTGTGTGGAGAATGGGAGAAGGAAATGAAGAAGGTGAGGAAAAGAGAGGGAGGAAATGAGATGGAAACGATGAAGGGAGAGGATAAAACTGACGGTTAGATCGATTTCAAGTTCAAAACTCTCTCAAattaaattaatataaaataaaaatGTGAATCATTCGTTATCCCTCTGATTCCCCTTCGAAGCTCTAGACACATTAACAACAACAACATATATCTTCACGTCTTTTCCACAGTTCTGCCAATCTATATATTCATGTCTTTTCCATAGTTCTCCAATCCTCAATTCTGCAACAACGTTTAATTTACTTTTGGTATACCAAATGAAACCATCAGCCAAGTAACTAGCAACTACTTTCTCCATTcctaaatatctgtcgttttcgtttctcgagaaacaactttaactaaatatatataaaaatattaatatttatggtacatgattaatatcattagatagatatttgaatctagctttttaataaatttatttagagatacaaatggtgcacatattttttacaaatcgagtcaaactttcgTCACGGAAACCAACGGCGATAGTTAAttgaggacagagggagtaagatCCAACAGCTTAATACCAGAGGTGACAAAGTCTTTTCTCCTGATCTGTCAACCCTGCATCCACACTTCTTTTGATCTCTCACACAGAAACATCGTATGCTTGATATCTTCATTGGTGATGTCTATTTGCAAGTATCACCCAACAAGGAATGACACCATGAAGAACTCTCCGTCCAAAGATTTTGATTTTCGTTGGAATCTCCAACTTGTATTCACTGCCACCTGATTCTTGCCGAATTTGTGTACCCATTGGTTGTGAGCCTGTGATATGCTAATCTAACAGAGAATAATCCATTTCGGTTGTGATGTCATGCGACTACGGCCCAGTTCGCGTGTCCTTAAAACtgacttgatccgcttcttttttcatccggaacagtatttttctctcacaaattcctccagaattcctccaaaccatctaaATTCCTCCAGAAGTATACCATCCGAAGGGCATACATCTTCCCTTAGTAATCGCATTTATTTCTTTGGTAAATAATAAAATTCGTGTCGCAAACATTCTTGAAACATCACCATATGTTTTAAGAATCCTTTATGTTCCAATTAAACGCCTCTACCTATAGTTTACATGTTTATTTTTTCAATTCCTTTGTTTTCCCACAACAACACATCTATTCTATTCCtgtacttgttttttctttcctcTGTTCTAGATAGGCCCTTAGATTTTATAAATATCTGAATTTCGGTTCCACTATTAAaacaggctcaaaaatcgtttcaTTGTCTCTCCCCGCCTCCACGATTCAGCCCTTCTCAAGCTCTCGCCCTTCATTCATCTACTACGATGACCCCGATGCTCAGTAAAGCTGGGCACACGTTCGGCTCCGAGCCAGCGTGCGTCAGCCGACCAGGCCCTTCATGCAGTAGACGCCGAGCACGAACCAGCCGAGCAGGAGCAGCGTGAACGCGGCCATGCCTAGGAGGAAGGACCAGCCGGCCATCAGGACGCCGACACAGGAGACGGCGGCGAACGGGAGGAAGGACCGGACGGCGGCCATGGGGTCCAGCCACCGGCCGCGCAGCCAGACGAGCGCGGCCACGTTCAGCACGTTCCACCCCACGGAGCCACCGTAGGCGAGCCGGTTCAGGCAGTCGGCCACGAACGAGTGGCTGTTGCAGGTGAAGAGGTTGTAGCACTTGTGCTCGAAGCGCCGTGCCCCCGACCGCAGCGCATCGTCCCACGAGATCGCCGTCCCCGCCTCCGCGTGTTCGTGGGACCTCGCGCACACGTGCGCCGCCAGGTTGGCAGGGAAGCAGCACTGGGTTGTGTCACAGGAAACGCAGCAAACCAACTCATTAGCTGTTCAACCACGAAAATTCTGAAAAAAGTACTACTACTCCTATGGGCAAAAGAACAGAACTGAATAACAGGCTGTCAGGTAAAGATGGCCAAAATTGTGTAAAGCGGTTTCCTCTTGGTGGGAAATAATCAGCATTTAGGCATGGAAAGATACTGAATGTTAGGGTGACAGAAGTATGGAATGGGTTGTCTTGTAAACACAGGGTTATATGAGCACGCATGTGCACAACTAATCAGCAGTGTTTTGCATTTGTAGTTCTGAAGAACTAATCGGAATTGTTCTGCATAAATGAGAATGTCTGTCTGACTGGGTAAATTCAGGAAACATGAACAGATAAACATATGGCACGCCTACAAACAAATGACGATTATAGTTTACTGAGAGGGGAAGCGTACTGAACTGAATATCACAACTACAGCATGTTAATATTGAAATTTCATAGTGTGTTTCCTCCAAAAAACATAGTGTGGAGTACTGGTGTTTTTTGTTTGCCATATATAGTTGCAGAGTTTCAATATGCCATGCCGATGAAAACAGAAATGTGGCTTGGAGCAGAGTCAGCATGCTTTCTCAAAGCTAGGATGGATAGTTTTCACTACACCTTAGTTCCCATGGCCCTAAAGATTGTTAATACAAAAACTCAAATCTGGGAGATTGAGCAAAGTTCGTACCTTTGCCCTGTCAAGCTGCAGGCATCTGGCGACAGAACCATAAGCAAGAGCATCCACACTCACTAAATTCGAACCTGCAAAGTCCAAGACAGTTCCATCCTCCCGGGCAATCCCCACGTGCCCTATGTAGGGTGCCAGCCAGGAAACTACCGGGAGAGGAGTCCACACGATGCAACAAGGGAACCTCGCACTCTTTGGGTCTACTTGTCCCAGAGGCCACAACGTCTGCATCTCATCATTTGAACTGAATACTTCATCGTCAGGAGCAGCTTCAAGCTCCATTAAAGGCAAATCCTTACACAAATGCTCCTTGTGCTACTAAACATAATCTGTTACTGCTGACTTCCATGTCATGGTCTCTCAACCTGAAAAAAAAAAGATCGAGCCCCACTCAAGTTGTGCACATTAACTTGTGTGACCATCGAACATTCTACACTTAAGGCAGAAAAAAACATTTACAAATGATGCCCACATAATATATGGCGCTTTGGCAGCTTTACGAAAACAACGCCATGACCTTTCGTTTTTAAAAAGAAGACGACAATACAGGATTGAATAATGGTAGCAGCAAATCTTCAGAGATCAGTATGACAATGACAAGTCAGCAAAAATGTCAAACACTGACTAAAAGGATAAAGAGAAGTAGGATTGGGACAACATCTAGCATTTGATTTGCCTATTATCATGCAGATATTCATGCCCCCAGCTATAGAGGCGATAATTGATTATTTGAAATAACTTTACTACTGCAGTCACTACTACTTTTCAGTAACTCGCTGCCATTACAATGTTACCGGTTTGTTAGTAATCAAATAACAATGGAACTGAGAAGAGACAAGCATATAGCATAAATGAAGTCTACGCCTGAAATTCAAAGTTTTATTAAGAGTAACGCACATgtgagaaaaatataatattcaGATGTTGCAAGCAGCAACATAAGCTTATGCCCCATTATCCTGATAAAAAGCCATATATCAGGTAAGTGTTTGTTCACTTAAAGACAGTAGCCACTAGACAGGATTTCAGAGTTTCAGACTGATTTGAGCTGCTTTTGCATGCCATTCCCACCAACCCGTTGGCCATTCATTTCTAATCTGAAGTCTGAAGTCCACCACCAAACAGTTCCCGGCGTGTTGTTATTGTGCCATTGCCCATCGCTTTCCTACTGATCGGTTACACACGCAAACAGGATTCAGATATTTTTTGGCTTTGTACAGTGTACTTCTGGACAGGGCAATGCAAAATGCAGTCATCGTATCGTTGcgggttcgtgaagaagtactgcggACTGGTttacgtgagagaaaaatactgttccggctggaaatttacgatcgtttacccCGAGCCACAGCCAAACCAACAGGCTGTTCCGAATCTCTGACGAGAACATCTTGGAACTAAGCACACCAGATCATAAGACAATAAACAATCTTGCAAACTACACACCGTCTTCTATGCAAACTCCGTCACCAGTTACTTCTCTTTACGCGACAGCAACACTGTTCCAGTTCCAGAGCCCACGCATTTCCTCCCTACGTCCTCCCCTTCTACGAGAGCAACGATTCAAGGATCCTAGCAGCTACTGCGCTAGCAGTAATAATGCACTAAACGGAAACCCCCAATCGCAGGAAAGACGAGGAATACCCTCCTGGAAGGTGGAAGCTCACCTCGCGATGACTGAAGGAACAACCGAAATTTTTCTCAGGCGAGGGATGGGAAGATCTGAGCTGCAATAGGGAAAGCGGCGAAGCGAAGGGAACTCgctagaagaaggagaagaagcagCATCAGGTGATCCTCCTCAGCGGCCGCATTGGGTGGGTGGACAGGATTGGGACGCCACCGCCGCTGTCGGAGTGCAGGTCAAGTGTTTGACGCATCGGGGTGGCGCAGCGCGGCAGCTGTTGATAGCGTGCGGGACTGCGGGGGGAGGAGGAAAGGTAGGGGGAGGTGCATGCACCTGGGGAGCGGGTGGCAGCAGCCGCTACGCTCACCCCGGCTGTTCCGCTGCGTTAGCATGACGTGTGGACCCCGGATTTGAGTGGGCCCCGGTGAAGAGGCTTTCCCGTTTTCTCGGTTCACGGCACTGTGGGTCCCTATGGCTGGTGACGCGGCCGGTCGGTAGTACGGTCTCGCGATCCGCCGTTGGTTCGTTTGGTTTGCATCGGATGAACGGTCTGGATTTGGAGAGCGTGCGCCTCCGAGCATGGGATTTGATAGCGCAAGCGCTGACCTGGTCAGGAGATGGAGTAAACGAGTACTCCATTGGTAGTATTTGGTACTGTATATTGCCTGTTTGGTAAGGATTGCTTCGTGAGGAAAAAGTGAATGAATACTCTCCTACAAAGGTGACGTTTGGTTCACCATCACGCATTATCTTGGTGGCAAATCCAGAGCGAAGGTAAGCGGAGCTGCTGTGATCTCGCTTACAGCAcgttcgtttcggcttattcgctCGTATTTAACTTATAATCCATTgcttgaacagtatttttctctcataccaaaccagcttttagccatggcttataagccaattcagccaaAACGAACATACTGTTATATTCTAACTATGACTCTACTTTTCACCTTCCATGCCAAGTTTTGGGTGCTGCCAAAATGATGCAAGTCTCATATATTAAGTAAAGTTATACACCCTCCGTCCAAAATAAATGATGTTTTTTACTTTTACACTTCTTGTTTGTCCATTCATCTTATTCAAAATTTTTgtataaataataaaataaataagtcagcattaaagtatctctaatgatagaataagtcataacaaaataaataatatttatgcAAAATCTTTGAATAAGACGAACAGTCAAACAAGAAGACTAGAAGTAAAAAATATCACTTATTTTAGGGTGGAGGGGGTAGGTTTATATAACTATGATAAccattttctttctttgttttcaccttcaCTAGCAATTTGCTAAGGGTTGTGCATTCTAGTAAAAATCTAAATAATTTTTCTCAGAATATATGACTAGCAAGTATCAAGCCTACCCCTGTAACATCAACCATTCGATATAATGTCTTATTAGTGGAAAGTTACTAAGCTTAGGTCTTATTTGTGTGGACTAGGACTAGTTGTTAGTCATGGCTAAAAAATAGTcagctaaaaattagctagctagttGTTAGTCCATACCTGTTTGGATCCTAAACTAATAATTGGGTTCTATAAACCAGTTGTTATTAGCCTCTGATAGTTAGGTT harbors:
- the LOC136517314 gene encoding protein REVERSION-TO-ETHYLENE SENSITIVITY1-like, translating into MELEAAPDDEVFSSNDEMQTLWPLGQVDPKSARFPCCIVWTPLPVVSWLAPYIGHVGIAREDGTVLDFAGSNLVSVDALAYGSVARCLQLDRAKCCFPANLAAHVCARSHEHAEAGTAISWDDALRSGARRFEHKCYNLFTCNSHSFVADCLNRLAYGGSVGWNVLNVAALVWLRGRWLDPMAAVRSFLPFAAVSCVGVLMAGWSFLLGMAAFTLLLLGWFVLGVYCMKGLVG